The DNA segment GAGGCTGCCGTTTCTGCCGCAAGCGCAAAGGCCGCCGCCGCAGCCAATTGTTCCGCAGAGATGGCATAGCGATTCAGACGTTTCAGAAAGCTCTTACCATTGGCATAACCAATGCCAAGACGATCTCCCACGCTTTGGCGCAAACGGGCGCTGTCCGGTCTGCCGATCAAACCCAATTGCAGCAGATCTTCTGCCGTATAGGTGACTTCCGCTTGATACGTTTCCGTATGCAGGAGCGTTAAGGCGCGCCGAATCGCTGCCGGTGCGGCATTTTCAATCCCGATGTCATTCTTATTCATTGCCTCCTGGCGCGGCAGATAAGCATGTTTTACACCCGTAATTTTGCGGGTGCAGGTTCGCCGGATGATTTCTCCGGTAAAATCGGGATCCGTAAAAAGAATCAAGCCGCGAACGGTCTGCAGTTTGCGTAAACGCTCCAGCAGACTCGCCGTCAAGGCATACCCGCCGGTGATTTCCACATCCGCTTCGACAGCTTGCTCTACCGCCCGTCTGTCATGCTCCCCCTCAACGACAATGACCTCTTTTATTTTCATCGCTGCGCTCCTATATGCCAAAAAGTTTTTCCGCATTCTTTGCGGCCTGTTCGGCGACAGCGTCCGCAGTCAGTCCGCGCACGGCGGCAAAAGCAATGGCTTGTTCGGCCACATAAGCCGGTTCATTGCGCTGACCGCGGTGCGCCTGCGGCGCTAAATAGGGACAGTCCGTCTCCAGTAAAAAGCGATCCAACGGGATTCGGGCAGCAATTTGGCGCAGGCGATTCGATTTGGGAAACGTCAGCGGTCCGGCAAAGGAGAGATAGAATCCCAAATTCAGACAAACTTCCGCCATCTCCCAACTGCCGGAAAAGCAGTGCAGTACACCGCCGCTGAAGTGTCCGGCTTGCCGCCGCAGAAGTTCCATCATATCGCCATGGGCATCGCGGTCATGGATGATCACCGGTTTATGCAGCCGCCCGGCTAGATCCAACTGTCTGACAAAGGCTTCCCGCTGCACTTCTTTGCTGCCCTGATTCCAATAATAATCCAAACCGATTTCGCCGATGGCGACCACCTCGGGCTTCGCGGCCAATTCCGCTAATTCGTCCGCAACGGCAGGATAACCGGCCGCGTCACTGGGATGAATCCCCACCGCCGGATAGATCTGGGCGTAGCGGCCGGCCAGGGCGACAGCCTGATAGGAAGAGGGCAGATTGCAGCCCACCTGAATCAGCTTCTCTACGCCGGCAACAGCCGCACGGGCTAAGACGGATTCCATTTCGTTGCCAAAACGTTCATCATCCAGATGAACATGGGTATCGATCAGTCTCATTTGCTTACTTTACTTTCCAGCCATTTTGCGCTCGCTTTTCCGGCTGCAATAATATCACGTTGGTATGAGCATCATCCGAAGCCGCCAAAAGCATGCCGTTCGATTCGATACCCTTAAAAGTATGGGGAGCTAAATTTGCCACCACGCAAACCTGCCGCCCGATCAGTTCTTCCGGTGCGTAGTACTCTGCAATACCGGAAACAATCACCCGCTCGGTCTGCCCGATCCGCACCCGTAATTTCAATAAGCGATCCGCTTTGGCTACTTTTTCACAGGCAACGATTTCTGCGATGCGAAAATCGATTTTGGCGAAGTCGTCAATGCTAATCAGCGGTTTCTGATCGGCTAAGACATTGGTTTCGATAATCTCTGTTGCTGCCGCCTTGGTTTCGTTTGCGGCAATCGGATTTTCTTCGGTCATTTGTTGCAAACCTTCTTCCTGTTTTACTTGCTTCTGAAATTTCTGACTTTGATTGATGTCTTTTGCTTTTTTACCGATGCTGCCGTCCGGATTTTCTTTTTCGATACGGGGAAAAAGAGATTCTCCTTTGCGCAGTTTGGTTCCGGCCGGCAATCCGCCAAACGTTTGAATCGATTGCCAGGTCTGCAGCGGTG comes from the Negativicutes bacterium genome and includes:
- the rnmV gene encoding ribonuclease M5; the protein is MKIKEVIVVEGEHDRRAVEQAVEADVEITGGYALTASLLERLRKLQTVRGLILFTDPDFTGEIIRRTCTRKITGVKHAYLPRQEAMNKNDIGIENAAPAAIRRALTLLHTETYQAEVTYTAEDLLQLGLIGRPDSARLRQSVGDRLGIGYANGKSFLKRLNRYAISAEQLAAAAAFALAAETAASSSCSGRRQ
- a CDS encoding TatD family hydrolase, giving the protein MRLIDTHVHLDDERFGNEMESVLARAAVAGVEKLIQVGCNLPSSYQAVALAGRYAQIYPAVGIHPSDAAGYPAVADELAELAAKPEVVAIGEIGLDYYWNQGSKEVQREAFVRQLDLAGRLHKPVIIHDRDAHGDMMELLRRQAGHFSGGVLHCFSGSWEMAEVCLNLGFYLSFAGPLTFPKSNRLRQIAARIPLDRFLLETDCPYLAPQAHRGQRNEPAYVAEQAIAFAAVRGLTADAVAEQAAKNAEKLFGI